The uncultured Desulfovibrio sp. genome segment GCTGCATTGGATGCTGCCGTAAACTTGGTTTTCCTTCCGTAATATGGCGCCGCCCCGCAAGGGGCGGCGTTTTTGCGTTTATGGGAAGGGGTGAGCCGCTGCAAAGGCAGAACACAGCAGCACCCCCCATCAGAGAACCAGCAAACCCTTATGGGCCGCGCGTTCCAAGCTGTCTTGCCAGTCGCGCTTGTCTGCTTTATGGTGCGCTGCAATGCTTGGAGGAGTACATGGATTCGCAGCAGATTACGTTTTCTTCAACCGTCAAATCGCTGGGCCTTGTGTTTGGCGATATCGGCACGAGCCCTATATATACGCTGGCCGTCATATTCATGCTGACCGAGCGCACAGAAGACCATTTTATCGGCATTCTTTCGCTGATTATCTGGACTTTGCTGCTGCTTGTGACAGTGGGATATGCGTGGCTGGCCATGAGCCTGAGCAAGGGCGGCGAGGGCGGTACCATTGTGCTGCTTTCCATCCTGCGGCCCTTGCTGCGCTCTGGCAGAAAAATAGGCTTTGCTTCGATTATGGCCTTTGTGGGCGTTTCACTGCTCATTGGCGATGGGGTCATTACCCCGGCCATTTCAATTCTTTCAGCCGTGGAAGGTCTGACCCTTGTGCCAGGCTTTGAGGAAACCCCCAAGGTTGCGATTATTGCCGTTGCGCTGGTATTTACAACGGTGCTGTTTGCCGTACAGAAAAAGGGTAGCGGCGCGGTATCTGGCGTGTTTGGCCCGATTATGGCGTTGTGGTTCGGTGTGCTGGCTGTTTCAGGCATAGCCTCCATTACGCAGGCGCCTCAGGTGGTCAAGGCGCTGAACCCCATGTACGCCATTGATTTTATGGTGCACAACGGTATTGCGAGCTTCTTTGTGCTGTCTGAGGTTATTTTGTGCGCCACAGGCGGCGAGGCTCTCTATGCGGATATGGGGCACATGGGGCGTAAACCCATTATTGCGGCATGGGGCATTGTTTTTGTGGCTCTGGTGGCCAGCTATATGGGGCAGACCTCGTTTCTTATCCGCAATCCTGATGCCGGGAACGTGCTGTTTGAATTGATCAACAGTCAGGCCAGGCATCTGTATGTTCCATTCCTGATACTCAGCCTTATGGCCACGGTCATTGCCTCGCAGGCCCTCATAAGCGGTTTGTTTTCCATCATGTACCAGTGCATGGCAACTCACATTATGCCCTTGTTCAAGGTGGACTTTACCTCAAAAGAACTGCACTCGCAGATATATATCAATTCAGTAAACTGGGCTTTGTATGTGGCAGTGGTACTTGCCATCTGCGGTTTTGGCGAATCTCACAAACTTGCCGCCGCCTATGGTCTTGCCGTTACCGGCACCATGTCCATAACAGGCGTATTCATGGTATGGATTTTCCATTTGCAGGGGCGGCACTTCAATTCCGTCATTGCGGCCATGGTCTGTGTACTTGATTTCATCTACCTCTTTGCCAATTTTTATAAATTTCCGCACGGCGGGTACTGGTCCATCCTCATTTCCCTTATTCCGCTTACTGTGATCCTTATCTATACCCGTGGGCAGAGGGCTGCGTACCAACGCATGCGCCCTATGGGCAAGGAGCAGTTTCTGGAAAAATTTGCCGAAGAGCGGGCCAGAGGCTGCGCCATACGCGGTACAGCCATATTTTTTCTGCGCAGTCTGGACAAGGTTTCGCCCTACATAGTCAAGACCATGTTCAGCAATGGCATCATTTATGAGCAAAACATCATGCTTTGCATCGGGCGCACCAATGAGCCCATTGGCGTGACATGGCATTTTGATGAGGACCCCGCTGAGGGCATTCGTGTTTTTGAAGTGGCAGCAGGTTATATGGAGGTAGTTGATATCTACCACATATTGTCTGAGGCGGGCATCAAGCCGCGTGTCATTTTTTATGGTGTGGAAGACATCCTCACCAGCTCGCCCTTGTGGCGCATTTACGCCATCATCAAAAAACTGGCGCCGTCGTTCGTACAGTTTTACAAAATGCCGGTGCATGCCGTGCATGGGGTTATCAGTCGCATAGACATGTAGCCTGGGCGCAATGCCCGAGTATGAGCGCTAGGGAGGCCCGGCATGCAGAAAAATCCATTGGTTGGCAGCGGCTTGCTTACGTTGTGCCTGATGGCAGGTTGCCTGGCATGCGGATGCACCCCTCGTGAGCGGCCTCCCCTGACATTTGACGATCAGCAGGCCTTGGCGGCCAATCAGCAGTGTCGGGCAGAAGCCACACAGATGAACAATGAGTGGCGCGGTGACACTAGCTACTTCCCGTGGCGCGCCTATTACGACATGTGCATGAGGCGCTTTGAGATCAGTGATGCGGAAATGCGCAAGCTGCGCCTGCCGTAATTACGCCTGCCCCAAGCTAGCCATGCAAACACAGCAAGGCTTGAGTTGCTGCGCACGTCGACCAAAGTGGTGAGAAACGAAAAAGTGCGGCTCAGGTTTGCCCTGTGAGCCGCTTTTTTTTGATTTTTGATAGATGGATACGCGCTGGTTCAGTCGAGCTTTGGAGGGGCATTTGTGAAGCAGATTGGGCGTGATGACAGAGGGGCATGCTTCGATGCAAAAAAGAAGGGTGACTCGTTTGCAGTCACCCTTCTTTTTTGCATTTTCAAATCTATTCGTCGCCCACTTTGAGAGCAGCCAGAAACGCCTCCTGCGGCAACTCGACGTTGCCCATGCGCTTCATGCGCTTTTTGCCTTCCTTCTGCTTTTCAAGCAGCTTGCGCTTACGCGTAATGTCGCCGCCATAACACTTGGCTGTCACGTCCTTGCGGAAGGCTGAAACGGTTTCGCGGGCAATGATCTTCTGCCCGATGGCTGCCTGAATGGCCACCTGGAAAAGCTGGCGGGGAATGCTGCGTTTGAGCTTGAGCGCCAATCCGCGTCCGTAGGTATATGCGCGATCGCGGTGAACAATGACGGCAAGAGCGTCAACGGTTTCACCATTGAGCATGATATCGAGACGCACAAGGTCCGATTCGCGGTAGTCCAACGGATGGTAATCCATGGAGGCGTAACCGCGCGTGGCAGACTTGAGCCGGTCGAAAAAGTCGTAAACAATTTCTGCAAACGGCAACTCATAAGTGACAACCACGCGGTTGGTGGCCAGATAGTGCAGGTTTTTCTGCATGCCGCGCTTTTCTTCGCACAGCTTCATGACGTTGCCCACGTAATCGTTGGGCACGTGGATGTCCATGTTCACATACGGCTCATAAAGCGTGCGGATCTTGGTGGGGTCTGGCAGATGGCTGGGGTTGTCGATCTGCAAGGTTTTGCCATCGTTTGTGTCTACCTTGTAGACCACAGAAGGCGCGGTGGCGATGAGGCTGACCTCAAATTCGCGTTCCAGCCGTTCCTGAATGATCTCCATGTGCAGCAGGCCAAGAAAGCCGCAACGGAACCCAAAACCCAGCGCCTGGGATGTTTCCGGCTCAAAGGAAAAAGCAGCATCGTTGAGCTGAAGTTTTTCAAGGGCGGTTTTGAGGTTTTCGTACTCGTCTGATTCTGTGGGGTACAGACCGCAGAAAACCATGGGTTTTACTTCCGTAAAGCCGGGAACAGGTGTTGTGGCAGGGTTTTCCACCAGTGTGATGGTGTCGCCAACGCGCGCATCGCCAAGCTCCTTGATCGAGCCGCACATGAAACCCACCTCGCCAGCGTGAAGCTCGTTCACATCCGTGGCTTCGGGGGAGAACACGCCAAGGCGCAGCACTTCATATTCCTTGCCAGTGCTCATCAGGCGCACCATGTCGTTACGCTTGATGGCACCATCCATAATGCGGAACAGGATAACCACACCCTGATAGCTGTCGTACCACGAATCGAAGATAAGCGCTTTGAGAGGGCCCG includes the following:
- a CDS encoding KUP/HAK/KT family potassium transporter, translating into MDSQQITFSSTVKSLGLVFGDIGTSPIYTLAVIFMLTERTEDHFIGILSLIIWTLLLLVTVGYAWLAMSLSKGGEGGTIVLLSILRPLLRSGRKIGFASIMAFVGVSLLIGDGVITPAISILSAVEGLTLVPGFEETPKVAIIAVALVFTTVLFAVQKKGSGAVSGVFGPIMALWFGVLAVSGIASITQAPQVVKALNPMYAIDFMVHNGIASFFVLSEVILCATGGEALYADMGHMGRKPIIAAWGIVFVALVASYMGQTSFLIRNPDAGNVLFELINSQARHLYVPFLILSLMATVIASQALISGLFSIMYQCMATHIMPLFKVDFTSKELHSQIYINSVNWALYVAVVLAICGFGESHKLAAAYGLAVTGTMSITGVFMVWIFHLQGRHFNSVIAAMVCVLDFIYLFANFYKFPHGGYWSILISLIPLTVILIYTRGQRAAYQRMRPMGKEQFLEKFAEERARGCAIRGTAIFFLRSLDKVSPYIVKTMFSNGIIYEQNIMLCIGRTNEPIGVTWHFDEDPAEGIRVFEVAAGYMEVVDIYHILSEAGIKPRVIFYGVEDILTSSPLWRIYAIIKKLAPSFVQFYKMPVHAVHGVISRIDM
- the lepA gene encoding translation elongation factor 4; the protein is MPNQENIRNFCIIAHIDHGKSTLADRILELTQVVSKREARQQYLDKMDLERERGITIKAQSVRIPYTAQNGQVYELNLIDTPGHVDFNYEVSRSLAACEGALLVVDATQGVEAQTLANVYLALDHNHEIVPVLNKIDLPSAEVERVKAEIEESIGLDCSEAMPVSAKTGMGVDAVLEAIVHRLPAPKGDVAGPLKALIFDSWYDSYQGVVILFRIMDGAIKRNDMVRLMSTGKEYEVLRLGVFSPEATDVNELHAGEVGFMCGSIKELGDARVGDTITLVENPATTPVPGFTEVKPMVFCGLYPTESDEYENLKTALEKLQLNDAAFSFEPETSQALGFGFRCGFLGLLHMEIIQERLEREFEVSLIATAPSVVYKVDTNDGKTLQIDNPSHLPDPTKIRTLYEPYVNMDIHVPNDYVGNVMKLCEEKRGMQKNLHYLATNRVVVTYELPFAEIVYDFFDRLKSATRGYASMDYHPLDYRESDLVRLDIMLNGETVDALAVIVHRDRAYTYGRGLALKLKRSIPRQLFQVAIQAAIGQKIIARETVSAFRKDVTAKCYGGDITRKRKLLEKQKEGKKRMKRMGNVELPQEAFLAALKVGDE